One segment of Aquimarina sp. BL5 DNA contains the following:
- the atpH gene encoding ATP synthase F1 subunit delta — MSRAAIRYAKAVLSLAQDKNATEDVQKDMQSIIATIDSSAELKMVLNSPLIKSEVKLASLHEIFKNTGDLTQKVFDTLITNKRVNLLDDVAKQYIVLFDELNNTQVATVTTAVPLDKGLSIKVMAKVKELTGNEATIENVIDESIIGGFILRVGDLQYNASIANKLTSLKRELSN; from the coding sequence ATGAGTAGAGCAGCAATACGTTATGCTAAGGCAGTTTTGAGTTTAGCTCAAGATAAAAATGCTACTGAAGATGTTCAGAAAGATATGCAAAGTATTATCGCTACTATAGATAGTAGTGCTGAGCTCAAAATGGTATTGAATAGCCCTTTGATCAAAAGCGAAGTAAAGCTAGCTTCTTTGCATGAGATTTTCAAAAACACAGGAGATCTTACTCAAAAAGTTTTTGATACGCTAATTACAAATAAAAGAGTGAATCTATTAGACGATGTTGCTAAGCAATACATTGTTTTATTTGATGAGTTAAACAATACTCAAGTTGCCACAGTTACAACCGCTGTTCCTTTAGATAAAGGATTAAGTATTAAAGTAATGGCTAAAGTAAAAGAACTAACGGGTAATGAAGCTACTATAGAAAATGTTATCGATGAAAGTATCATTGGTGGATTTATTCTTAGGGTAGGAGATTTACAGTATAATGCTAGTATAGCTAATAAGCTAACAAGTTTAAAAAGAGAATTGAGTAATTAA
- a CDS encoding F0F1 ATP synthase subunit B, giving the protein MDLITPAIGLLFWVTIAFLALVIILRKFAWKPILGAVKEREEGIKTALESAEAARKEMQNLQADNERILNEALAERDGMLKEARQLKENMIADAKAEAQTEADKIVAQAQATIESEKKAAIADLKSQVAGLSVEIAEKVVRKELADKDKQLALVESMLGDVTLN; this is encoded by the coding sequence ATGGATTTAATTACACCAGCGATTGGATTACTTTTTTGGGTTACTATTGCTTTTTTAGCTTTAGTAATAATCCTTAGAAAGTTTGCTTGGAAACCTATATTGGGTGCTGTAAAAGAAAGAGAAGAAGGAATTAAAACTGCATTAGAATCTGCTGAAGCGGCTAGAAAGGAAATGCAAAACCTTCAGGCTGATAATGAGCGTATCCTTAATGAAGCTCTTGCAGAAAGAGATGGAATGCTTAAAGAAGCAAGACAGCTTAAAGAGAATATGATTGCAGATGCAAAAGCTGAAGCACAGACAGAAGCTGATAAGATTGTTGCGCAAGCACAAGCTACTATAGAAAGTGAAAAGAAAGCTGCGATTGCTGATCTGAAAAGTCAGGTAGCCGGACTTTCTGTGGAGATAGCAGAAAAAGTAGTGAGAAAAGAATTAGCTGACAAAGACAAGCAACTAGCGTTGGTAGAGTCTATGTTAGGAGATGTTACCTTAAACTAA
- the atpE gene encoding ATP synthase F0 subunit C, translating to MIGSIAALGAGLAVLGVGLGIGKVGGQAMEAMARQPEAAGKIQTAMIIAAVFIEGAGMFGIVVSLLGLGN from the coding sequence ATGATTGGTAGTATTGCCGCATTAGGAGCTGGACTTGCAGTATTAGGAGTAGGTCTAGGTATCGGAAAAGTTGGTGGACAAGCTATGGAAGCTATGGCTAGACAACCAGAAGCCGCTGGAAAAATACAAACTGCAATGATTATTGCTGCTGTATTTATTGAAGGAGCTGGGATGTTTGGAATTGTAGTTTCTTTATTAGGCCTTGGAAACTAA
- the atpB gene encoding F0F1 ATP synthase subunit A — MMIAKSIKNLILVLFLSMPVIAMASDKKEEKEGFNVVEMIMHHIADSHEWHIYGEGEDALSIPLPVILYTDNGIVSFLSSEFHHDDAGKLIVSKKGMNFVKLHGKIYQLNSDASSVTFDEEHHPTNAIKPLDFSITKNVTSMFISVFLLVIIFSTVARSYKKSLVPSGFTGLMEPLIVFVRDDIAKSLINEKKYQKYVPYLLTLFFFIWVNNLLGLMPTGANLTGNIATTMVLAVLTLLIVNFSGNKNYWKHIFWMPGVPAPMKLILAPIEFVGIFTKPFALMIRLFANITAGHIIILSLVSLIFIFKWAGTPSMLLAVFIMILEFVVAFVQAYIFTFLTALFIGMAVEEDHH, encoded by the coding sequence ATGATGATCGCTAAGTCTATCAAAAATTTAATTCTAGTATTATTTCTTTCCATGCCTGTAATAGCAATGGCTAGTGATAAAAAAGAAGAAAAAGAAGGATTCAATGTTGTTGAAATGATCATGCATCATATTGCGGATTCACATGAATGGCATATTTATGGCGAAGGAGAAGATGCTCTTTCCATTCCACTGCCAGTTATTCTTTATACAGATAATGGAATTGTTTCTTTTTTATCAAGTGAGTTTCACCACGATGATGCTGGGAAGCTTATAGTTTCTAAGAAAGGAATGAATTTCGTTAAGTTACATGGTAAGATATATCAATTGAATTCTGATGCATCATCTGTAACATTTGATGAGGAGCATCACCCTACCAATGCGATTAAACCTTTAGATTTTTCTATTACTAAGAATGTGACATCTATGTTTATTTCTGTTTTTTTATTAGTAATAATTTTTTCTACAGTGGCAAGAAGTTATAAAAAATCTTTGGTTCCTTCCGGATTTACAGGTCTTATGGAGCCTCTAATTGTCTTTGTTAGAGATGATATCGCAAAATCTTTGATAAATGAGAAAAAATATCAAAAATACGTTCCTTATTTATTGACATTGTTTTTCTTTATATGGGTTAACAATTTATTAGGATTAATGCCTACAGGAGCTAACCTTACTGGAAACATAGCTACTACAATGGTGCTTGCAGTCCTAACCTTGTTGATTGTTAATTTTAGTGGAAATAAAAATTATTGGAAACATATTTTTTGGATGCCGGGAGTTCCCGCTCCAATGAAGTTGATTTTGGCTCCGATAGAGTTCGTAGGGATATTCACGAAACCATTCGCATTAATGATTCGTTTGTTTGCAAACATTACAGCAGGACATATCATTATATTGAGTTTAGTATCCTTAATTTTTATTTTTAAATGGGCTGGAACTCCATCGATGTTACTTGCTGTGTTTATTATGATTTTGGAATTTGTTGTTGCATTCGTGCAAGCATATATTTTTACATTTTTAACAGCACTGTTTATAGGAATGGCTGTAGAAGAAGATCATCATTAG